The Maylandia zebra isolate NMK-2024a linkage group LG4, Mzebra_GT3a, whole genome shotgun sequence genome segment GGGCACCTTTCCGGGTGAAATCAGTTAAGGGGTTGGTGAGGTCCTCAACACAAACCGGCAACAGTAGCCGGCCAGCTTGGGCACCCCAAGTGGTACCCCAAATACTATACGTCCAACTGCACACTTCTTGAGGTTGGCCGTGAGCCCTGCCTGCCTCAGAGACTCCAGGATCGCAGCCACCCACCAcacatgctccgcccacatgtCACTGTAGATGATTACATCATCTAGGTAGGCGGCAGCATATGGCCGCAGCACCCGGTCCATGAAACGCTAGAAGGTGGCAGGGGCCCCGAACAAGCCGAACGAAAGTGTAACGAATTGGTACAAACTGTAAAGAGTGGAGAAGGCCGTTTTTTCCTTGGACtgcagacaagggaatctgccagtAGCCACTGATCAAATCTAGTGTCGTGAAAAAGCGAGCAGTGCCCAACTCGTCCAGCGGCTCATCGACCCTGGGCATTGGGTACGCATCAAAACGTGACACCTCGTTCACCTTGTGATAATCGACACAGAACAGTATAGAACCATCCTCCTTCACGACCAGAACAATGGGCCTACACCACGCACTGTGCAACTCGTCTATTACTCACAACTTCAGCATTTCGCTCTATTCCCACTGAACTACTTGTCTTTTATGTTCAGGCAGCCTGTAGGGCCATGAATGCACCATCACACCAGGCTGCATATCAAAATGGTGCTCCATGAGAGACGTACGGCCGGGTAGGGGGTAGAACACATCAGCAAAGCGCTGTTGCAATGCAGCAACATCCACAATGGAGGGAGGCGGGAATGTTGGATTTTGGAACCAATGTGATCTCGGACCCTCCCAAGGACGCACAACACGGTCCATGTGGTGACAGCGCTTTTATTGTTACCGTAATCCAACTGTTGTTTCAGCACACTGGCATGGGACACAGACACTCCCGTTCAGCCATCACGCACACACCACTGCCTCGTCGAATGTCACTGCAAAAGTTAATCACCTCGCCAGGCACACCTGTTCACCCCGCCTCTGCAGCAGGCCGGAGACCACATGTCTGCCACACAAAACTATATCAACAACcgccaaacagctaaaacagtaaatgataGTATGTAAAAAGATTCCACAAAAACATGTAAACACAAGTACTGTAACCCCCCCACAAGACAGCTCGAACGCAGtcaagctttgtttttatacatagatataaaaatatggatatgtgcAGATAAATGatcataattataatatttctgactgagtcaaaagtgaattaaattgaatcagAAATCGAATCAAATCGGGACCTTGTAAATCAGTTATAggaatcagtgatgatacccatccctattcttCAGTACCTTAAGAAAACCCACACACATTTTGTTCATTTCCAACAAACAAAAGGTTATGCAAAGAATGTTTATTTGTCAAGCTCACAGATTGATGCAGCAAGAGAAAAGTAAACACATGCATATGTCTTTAAGAAAGTCAGCTCTATGGGCAAGCATGTTTTCTACAGGAAAAGAACTGTGTTGAGCACTCTGTAAGCCATTGAGAAGGTGACCAGCATGCCCACGAcccaggacagagccctgcTCGGCTGAGGCAGAGCGCCAATGTAGGCAATGGTGTGGAAGATCCGAGCGCCAGTGAAAATGCGAAAGTGAAGAAGAGCGACAGAAAGCTCGGGTCCAGTCAGAGCATAAAGGAGGCCGACAATCACGAAGGGAATAATGTTCTCCAGGTCATTCTGGTGACACCTAGAggacaaaacaaacagaggttTAGAAACTGCGATGGCCACATTATTAGTAACAGTAGGCACGACTAATTTACACAATTTATTATacacatttatgttttttggtAGTGTCTGTCCAAAGAATATCAAACACGCCCTAAAACCctaaaacaacccccccccccccaaaaaaaaaaaaccccaaacaaacaaacatgataTTTTCTTAACTTCTTTAGATCAACCGTTGTTCTAAAGCAGGGgcgtcgaactccaggcctcgagggctggtgtcctgattagttcattacctctggagaacttcaagacatgttgaggaggtaatttagccatgtaaatcagctgtgatggatcaaggacacatctaaaacctgcaggatactGGCCCTCGAGTCCTGGAGTTCGACAACTGTGTTCTAAAGACACATCAGGATTCTGTAGTATCTGAATTTTAGGGCCAGATTATCTCACCTTCGAACTCGTTCTACATCTGGGTGAGTTTTCAGcagcttcttcttttcctctgcaGACTTTCTGGCTACATCCTCTTCATTAGAgaaagactttaaaaaatagAGAATACAAGTGTTTGTTTCTACCAGGACTTATCACAATAATATATCAGGTTGAAAGGATCAACACTGAGAAGTGAGGATGGTTCGGGAGCAGTTATGCATTTCTTTATTCTTTAGTTATgtaattctttatttttcttaaaccaACATGAGTCTTGTAAATTTTGAACTTGCAGTTttataaaaccaggacaaaaaaGCAACTAAGCTAATCTTACAGAGAAATACCCAAAATGTAGAACATGCTGGCATTTGAACTCACCCCTCTGGTGAAGCGGTAGTATCCAGTCATTGGCCCCATCAGTAGCATCTTCACAACAACAATAACTGCATATGTACTGAAAGCCCTCACTACCTCATTTTCCATCAGCTCTGCCATCTCTGCTTATTTACAGCTGAAGAATGAAGAAAAGAAGGAAGTTTGTTTACCTTCCTATTAAAGCAAGTTTACTtcaaatttaaatatatttgtagtttctgtgttttttagaGGGTGTATACCCAACACAAAGTACCACTGTGAAAATAACTCAATCCAAAATAGTAAAATATTTAATGCTAAACTATTCATACACCATTTAAGCATCAAATAGGACCGACTGCACTCATAACCataatataaagcatataagACAGTGCTATCAGTAAGACTACAAACTTACTAAAATGCACAAGGACCAACTGAAGTGGCAAATATGAAAGGACGAGCAGTAGCACAGCAGCAGAGCAAACGCACCAAAACCAGTTTCAGCTTGACACTGTTTGTTGATTCAAAGCACACATGTTAACACAGCACTCATAGAAATTTGTCATTGTCAAATAATGAACTATTTGACAAtgacaaaataatttttatACAGTTTACTTTGGAGTTTTAGGTAGTTTATCAGGTTTACTTACTTTGCGCGGTGACTCTGCAGAAAACAAGCAAGTCTGGATCTGTTGCACAAGAAGAATCTCAACTGTTACCCAGTTATCTCTGGGGGCAGGGCAAGTACAAAGGTGCTGTCATAGTTTGCAGCAAGAAACATGGCCCAAATGCAAAACGCAAAGGCAgatgagataaagaaaaaagaaaatatttttgttagGCAGTAGGCAGCAGTTCAAGTGTAATGCAACTAAACTCAAAAGCCACAAAGTTCATGCAGAAAAGTTCACTTtctatatgtctgtgaaggttcagaaagaaaagtgtctggacctAAAAGAAGTctagatgcttttctttccgagctccttagactacacgTTCTATACTTGAGTCTAATCTGCTGCCAAATCTCTTTTATTCTGCTGGAACTGCAGCTATTAGAACACCAAACACACACCAAGAATGTTTAATCATTCAAATTAATTTGACATTGAACTGCCAGCAAATGAAAGAGACTTCCACATCTAATTTATTTGGCTGTTCAACACTaagatttaatgtttaaatgtcaCCAGTTGAAAGTTTTCAGACCTCAAATATGCAGCAATCACCctgtttgttgttggttttacacatgtaaatacttttttttttaacataaatatCTTCAAAAATAAGACTTCATGTAAATTTAAAGCTACAATAACTGTATTTTAATTTACTGTCCAACAGAATTTTTTGAATTAAGGAAAAAGTAAATTTCCATTATTTTAGAGTATTCCTCCAGTGCAACTAACTAAATTAAAGACTAACTTCAAGTTGCCAAAACCACAGTAACTGCAAAAACTACATCATAACATTGCAGtcctttattttataaataagcATATGACTTTGTAATGGGTGTGAAATTGTATTGAAAGtgaacaaatggtaaatggtgtCTTGACACGTATTTCCTCTTATAGAGGAGTGGCTTTAAGCCTCCATGAGTTTTGGCAGAGAGCCAACAGGAAACAGTGACTTCTTTATTCGTTTTAACCTGATGGTGTAAGCTAATGTGACAAAGTGGTTAGGCATGAACTCATTTACTACTTGTCCCTTAAccatattgataatttatttccTTGTTATTTTACCTTCAGCCATAATGCTTTAATTTAGACATTGCTGGTGTAACTGTCATTTGAATTTTCTCCTGTTCACAGGCAAATGTCTGGTAAATTATGTTTCTTTATGTTACTTTGGTTATACTTACCATGTTTGTCCATTTATTCAGGTCCTATATTTAAGACAGGTATATGGGAAGGGCCGCCCCAGTATTTCCTGTTTATATAGAGTCATGAGGTCATTGATTGCATCACTGGGTGTAACCAAATGAagggttttcattttgtatagtattgtttattttctttaaagttgCCTTTTTAGTTATATTGTATGCAATGTTTTACTTTTCAAACCATTTAGCTTTGTTTAGAATTGTATTGTTTGGTCTGACCTATTTGTTTCAATGGTAGCGACTAACGAGGTTCAGGTGTGGGTAAAGTCCTGTATAAAGCAAGTGGGATTTTTGGCTACCAGGttgattgttttatggtagaATGGCGATGCCAAAAATAAAGTATACTTAAAAGAAACTTAAATAGTCTGCTGGTGCTGTTTACTTATAACCTTCCTTGGTGCTTATGTTATGCTACCTCACAGCTACCCACTTTTAGCCTTCATAACTGCCTTAGTTATGTATAGCAGGGATTCAGCAAATAGCTTTTCCAGTTTGGGTACATACTGAGAGCATCACTCAGTTGCTGAAAAATTATGGCTAACACTTGAAATCTGGTAATTGTCCCAGGGTGCCCAACCCTAAATCTACCCCAAGGCAATCAGAACATGAAACTTTAAATTTTATTAAATTATCTCCTATAAACCTTAGCAGATGATTTCTTGTGAGAGAGACGCTCTTATTTTCATGTCATCCTGTTGCTGGCAGTCCTCGGCCTGTTTATTCACACTGTATGATGGTCGGGAACAAAATCATGAAGTTTGATGAGTGCTACAGATCACATTCCCAAACTACAATTAATATAAACATTTTGAGTACAATGAATTTTATTAAGTAGCAATATGTAATATGCATGCAGAGTTTCACATATTGGACTCTTCACATCCCATCAGATCTATTAAAGACATGGGAGGAATTTGTTGGTGCTGAGAGTTGACCAGGACGTCGGCTCTTGGGTTagacagatgaaaaaaaacaacaaaaagtgaGTTCATGTTACAGGGCTTCCAGTTTTAAATGAGTATTTTCACCAAGTTATTATTGTTAAGCTGCATTTATTTAATGGCACACCTTCTCACATGTGTGAGATAAAACCTAGAATTTAGCAATTCAGAGCCTGCTACAAGAAatctatttattataaatagTATAATAATAGCATAAATTAATAATATAAATTAAGCTTttaaactttttcagctttacagTGTGTTTCTATCTGTCTGTCAATGACTGTCATGGTCTGACAGCCCTCGCTGGTCAGCTTGCCTGTTTCGTCTATGTGTTTGGATGTGTGTGTATCCAGAAGGCTGGTTTCCAAGTGCCATCAGGCTGGGAAGAGTTCCCGCGCTGAAGTCAGCCACACCTGCTGCTCTTCAACCATCACCAGCTGCAGCTGATCATCATCACGGGCAGTTTGCTGCTGTTCTGAGTTTCCGTCaacgctggatcgttgagtttagactttgtgtgtgtgttgcttgcCAGACTAATCTATGCATCTTGTCCTGCCAGGATTTGGGAATGGAGTGATCCATGGGAATGGAGCCATTGTACAGTTTGAGACTTGGAGTTTCACGATTCATGCCacggacaaataaaaaataaatctctgtaaaataaaacttttggGAAAGgatcttttctttatttaatgaCAGTTGTGACTCATGAGCCAGGTGAAAATGTAAAAGGGCAATGACAGATTTGAAAGTTAAGAAATGTTTTgctgaaaacaacaacacacgTAAACAATTATATGATGTATGAAGAGAGACAATAGCTTTGTTAGAAAAGATAGACGCCATTGTCTCTGAAAACAGTCCGACTGCTACACTAGACTGATGTGTGATAAAGACAAAGTGATGAAAGAGAATGTGAACCAAAACTCCTTCAAAGAACTGATGGGAGCAACTCTTCAGTTTCACAAGATAAGATTTtttggacagaaaaaaaattcttatatatcagtgttttgtttttctacaaaaTTAAGAAAAATTGTCATTTCACTGCATTCCAGAGACAGAATTTTTCTATGTCATGTAACAGTACAATCTATGTGAGAATTCAGTGCTGTGCATCTGACAGAACTACTCTAGCTCCCCTTTTCTTCAGCATCTGGACACAGTACAGAGGGTTGGTCCAGGAGTTTGGACTGGAGTGAAACTGCCTCCAGATCAGTGCTGGTGAACCACCAGTGAACATCCACGCACCAACTCCTGTGTCTCTGTCATAGAGGGGAGTGACTGAATGTTTGTCCCAATATTAAAAAGTCAGTTTGATCACAAATGAATGGCAGGAGCCAATGAGCCAGAAAAGCTGATTGCTCACAGGTGCGGTGAGAGAGCAGCAGAGATAGATTAACATCTCCAGATGTCAAGGAGGTGAACACTAACACAGTTATATGTTTATGTACTGAGGTTGTAACCCATTTTGTCAGTGGATGGTGGTGTTGTACTACTGGGGAACCACTAGAGACATGCACAGCTCAGAAATACATGAGCTCTGACCTGGGAAAGATGCTAACTTTGGTGTCCTCTCTATTTATCTACAGGTACtgaaaaacttacatttatatcACTAAAGTAATGTAAGTTAGATAACAACTGTTCTGTCATTTTTGTGATGACTTTGAgacgttgttttgttttttcttatgtGTTAACAACAGTGCCAAATTATTTTGAGTTATGACCATTATATAAGTTATCCTTTAACTATGAGTGCTTTTGTTTAATTTATGTGTATAGGAAtatgtcaaactcatttcagTTGGCTACACAACCTTTGGAGTTGAAGTACGAAATACCTACCTGTCTCACTTAAGATGGTCCACCTTGCCTGTAGGTCCTCTCTGGAGCACTCAACTCATTTACCCACCTGCCTGCTCACCTTCCTTTTCTCCTGTGAAAACGCAAGCCAGTGGCTTCTCCCTCAGAAAGTACTCTTAGTGCCCCTAAGTAAGTAATCGCATCACCACTCACCAACGGGACTTTCCATGCGTTATCTTTCTGTTTGGACTAACTAACTATACTCTAGCTAGTTAGTTTAGTTAGAGTAACCCAGATCTCCTTACAATCCTCTTTAACTGCTACTTTTCTTGCTTGTGCAAAATAAAGACTATTAAAAATTATAAATGAATCCACTTGACTCCTGCATTTGAGTCTACCATAATTTATCAGCCTATGTGGCCTGAAACACAGACCGAGAACAATTGTTTACTTGTGCTTCAAGGCTGTAGATCTATATCAAATGCACTGCAAGTAACACCGGCAAGCACAACATTCCTCAGGTGGCAGTGCAGAGGGCAGCACTGAAGGGCCAACAACATCCTCTACCCATGTCCACTGGCATCATCCTTCACTCTGGGTAATATTTTAATGCCCCATCCCTTGCGTCACTTCTGTATCATTAACTATTCAAACAGCGATGTCATAGCCCCACCCCACATATGTAGTAAAACAGCATACTGATGGTCATCTTTCATGCTTCCACAGACAGATTTCACCATTTTTATCGTGGAACGGTCAGGCCCCAGTGGTGGAGAAAGTAATGTACTTGGGAATTTTGGCAATGTTTCTGAAACATTCACAGAAAATCCTGTGAAGATAAAATGTTTTGGTATTGTGGAATTTTGTCTTCTGTTTTGTCTGATATCTAGACACAGGTGAAAAGTGTTCTTCCAAAACCAGCAAAAAGATCTCAAAACTGTTGACTACATTGTAACAAGAGACTTGAGAAGAAAGACGTGGGAGTCCCTTCTAAGTGCAGTGCACTGCAAACAGTTGTAAAGAACTGTTGGATGCACTTGGATCAATGGCAATATTACAGAAAAATTGCAAGATCCATAGACAGCTGCTGACCTGACAAACATGCCCAATATGGGAGCAAGAAAGATTAGAAGTCAAAGTTAAATTGCTTCGTATTTGTGCGTGGACTGAAGCACGCGTTTTTGAGTCCTCAAAGATTAAACACAAAT includes the following:
- the mgst1.2 gene encoding microsomal glutathione S-transferase 1.2, translated to MAELMENEVVRAFSTYAVIVVVKMLLMGPMTGYYRFTRGSFSNEEDVARKSAEEKKKLLKTHPDVERVRRCHQNDLENIIPFVIVGLLYALTGPELSVALLHFRIFTGARIFHTIAYIGALPQPSRALSWVVGMLVTFSMAYRVLNTVLFL